One segment of Anatilimnocola aggregata DNA contains the following:
- a CDS encoding DUF6666 family protein, with the protein MTYSRLLILALVIVACGVQRASAQLLNPGEPTRAGTFGGSSGFGSGEVGTSMLGSMYSGDQTNDAWGPQQAKPTGPSWGNNSGNSFCADCSSIWDELTFFAGIDGSKQPQDFGVNANLGAQFNANWGIPVWKDYGIGLQVGTGLVATGNTLQFFEFIGEPTGRTQSYTTIGMFQRTQNGFAYGLVYDFLYETSYDSFALGQWRLRASYDWGPCDQFGITANIASLEDTGIIGGFIPVTLRPISQATAYWRHYWETGAQTSLWLGLSEGHAEHHLIGGPAPNQDDTLVIGADMLAPLSDHFALYGEVNLMMPTDTGTVDAFVGIQWFPGGNAKGARRGRYAPLLPMAAPTSFNVDLQP; encoded by the coding sequence ATGACTTACTCGCGCCTTCTGATTCTTGCGCTCGTCATTGTCGCCTGCGGCGTGCAGCGCGCGAGTGCGCAGCTTTTGAATCCCGGCGAACCAACGCGGGCCGGCACTTTTGGCGGCTCTTCGGGCTTTGGGAGTGGTGAAGTCGGCACATCGATGCTCGGTTCGATGTACAGCGGCGACCAGACCAACGATGCTTGGGGACCACAGCAAGCGAAACCGACTGGACCGAGCTGGGGCAACAACTCGGGCAACAGCTTTTGCGCTGATTGCAGTTCGATCTGGGACGAGTTGACATTTTTTGCGGGCATCGATGGCTCGAAGCAACCACAAGACTTTGGCGTGAACGCCAACTTGGGCGCACAGTTCAATGCGAACTGGGGTATCCCAGTTTGGAAGGACTACGGCATTGGCCTGCAAGTGGGAACGGGCCTGGTGGCGACCGGCAACACACTGCAATTCTTCGAATTCATTGGCGAGCCGACAGGCCGCACCCAAAGCTACACCACAATCGGCATGTTTCAGCGCACCCAAAACGGCTTCGCTTATGGATTGGTCTACGACTTTCTCTACGAAACCTCGTACGACTCCTTCGCGCTCGGCCAATGGCGCCTGCGCGCTTCCTACGACTGGGGGCCTTGCGATCAGTTCGGCATCACCGCGAATATCGCCAGCCTGGAAGATACAGGAATCATTGGCGGTTTTATCCCAGTCACGCTTCGCCCCATCAGTCAGGCAACCGCTTACTGGCGTCATTACTGGGAAACTGGCGCGCAAACCTCCTTGTGGCTTGGTCTTTCTGAAGGTCACGCCGAGCATCACTTGATTGGCGGCCCAGCACCGAATCAAGATGATACGCTTGTGATCGGTGCCGACATGCTCGCGCCCCTCAGCGATCATTTTGCACTCTATGGCGAAGTCAACCTGATGATGCCCACCGATACGGGCACCGTCGATGCCTTTGTTGGCATTCAGTGGTTCCCCGGTGGCAATGCCAAGGGAGCTCGGCGCGGTCGCTATGCGCCACTCCTCCCCATGGCAGCACCAACGTCGTTCAACGTCGATCTTCAGCCCTAA
- a CDS encoding DinB family protein, producing MSTVERLLAAMQFNRTRTLALLDKIEHDAELHGALAYRPGPGRAHIAWQLMHIGITEELFATERLADKKAAYAELVPRFKGGSTPDDDIPTAAQIRQVLLDSRQHLLATLRTFDDSQLTWMPPALAERKLSFLDVLHILNWHEGHHQGQAHITLNLYKASR from the coding sequence ATGTCGACTGTTGAGAGGTTGTTGGCCGCTATGCAATTCAACCGCACCCGCACTTTGGCCCTGCTCGACAAAATTGAGCACGATGCCGAACTGCACGGTGCGCTCGCCTATCGCCCCGGTCCCGGCCGCGCGCACATCGCCTGGCAATTGATGCACATTGGCATTACGGAAGAGTTGTTTGCCACCGAACGACTCGCCGACAAAAAGGCCGCTTATGCGGAACTAGTGCCGCGCTTCAAAGGTGGCAGCACGCCCGACGACGATATTCCCACGGCCGCGCAAATTCGCCAGGTGCTGCTCGATAGTCGCCAGCACTTGCTGGCGACCTTAAGAACCTTCGACGATAGCCAGCTGACTTGGATGCCGCCGGCACTTGCCGAACGCAAACTGTCGTTTCTAGACGTGCTGCACATTCTCAACTGGCACGAAGGACATCATCAAGGCCAGGCGCACATCACGCTGAACCTGTACAAAGCCAGTCGATAG
- a CDS encoding PQQ-dependent sugar dehydrogenase produces MLLLLSDSAPANRPTYRTAEVLPMRLFARFAAAWLVVTFATVSLAQDSKEKKEPLPSTEKPKADQPFKRPETEFNCRFTEQKIEIDGLGTDSAWETADVIDAFHLPWLGAKARGSKTATKARLLWDRDYLYFLAEMEDHDLYADVKDKDGMLWNNDVFELFFKPAEDKPGYYEFQVNAAGATLDMFLPRRGTGGYARYKDDGKFDFPAKVKLKGSLNRWTDKDEGWSVEGRLAWGDFLRTGGRPEVNEIWKFALCRYDYTVEFEGPELSTIAPLKQANFHAHENYASLKFLGPQQEPAGKKLGIDPAKFKPLTTSKVVGSPDPPLPYRAVKAYPKLPMTFPIGAKLIPGSDTMLVIAQNRSSGPSVINRFRDSAETTELIEYLPVPGTGTAYGMAFHPKFAENGYMYLGWNGSIDKSKKMCRVTRFKLDPKPPHAIDPASALEIIAWESDGHNGADVTFGNDGFLYVTSGDGTSDSDTNIAGQTTDTLLSKVLRIDVDHPEGDKQYSIPKDNPFVQRQEFRPETYAYGLRNPWRITTDPVTGHIWVGNNGQDLWEQVYFVRPGDNYGWSVYEGGNIFYAERKLGPDPHVKPTAEHHHNEARSLTGGVVYHGSKYPELKGAYIYGDHSTGRIWAIKHDGQKVVWHKLIADTTYNISGFALDSKGELLVLDHRSNGEGGMYHLEPIPAETVQQNFPRKLSESGLFQDVAKHSMVDGVVPYSVNSPLWSDGSHKERFIAIPAIEGRDMKIEFNTGRSWKFPDDAVLVKSFALETTAGDPKSRRWVETRFMVKQEGEWAGYSYRWNEAQTDAELVEAGGADQTFEIRVPKSSESPASVRQQKWHYPSRTECMVCHSRAANFVLGLSESQMNREHDYGGVVDHQFRVLERLGMLKIAAANEPTVRFREQLKTAGLADKDINDHFRKAADSDMQRAGKTTQSLFVKDVDAYKKLPNPYDETETLDARARSYLQSNCSHCHIDAGGGNSQMQLEFNTDPFKMKLIGEKPLHHKFDLKDPLLVAPGEPDRSVLLHRLANRGEKSGQMPQLATYLVDEAAVKLFRAWIAEVKQPEPPKVEPPKTVPAKVEAPKAEPAKPESVKPELPKAAPAK; encoded by the coding sequence TTGCTGCTACTCCTCTCCGATTCTGCCCCGGCCAATCGTCCCACCTATCGCACTGCTGAGGTTCTGCCGATGCGCTTGTTCGCTCGTTTTGCCGCTGCCTGGCTCGTTGTTACCTTTGCCACGGTTTCACTTGCTCAAGATTCCAAAGAAAAAAAAGAGCCACTACCGAGCACCGAAAAACCCAAGGCGGACCAACCCTTCAAGCGTCCGGAGACGGAGTTCAACTGCCGCTTTACCGAGCAGAAGATCGAAATCGACGGCCTGGGTACTGATTCCGCCTGGGAAACTGCCGATGTCATCGACGCCTTTCATCTCCCGTGGCTCGGGGCGAAAGCGCGCGGGAGCAAGACCGCCACGAAAGCGCGGCTGCTGTGGGACCGCGACTATTTGTACTTCCTTGCCGAGATGGAAGATCACGATCTGTATGCCGATGTGAAAGACAAAGACGGGATGCTGTGGAATAACGACGTCTTCGAACTTTTTTTCAAACCAGCTGAAGACAAGCCCGGCTACTACGAGTTTCAAGTGAATGCCGCCGGGGCGACGCTCGATATGTTCTTGCCTCGACGTGGCACCGGGGGCTATGCGCGCTACAAAGACGACGGCAAGTTCGATTTTCCCGCGAAGGTCAAACTCAAAGGGTCGCTCAATCGCTGGACCGACAAAGACGAAGGATGGTCCGTCGAAGGTCGCCTGGCCTGGGGAGACTTTTTGCGCACCGGTGGCCGGCCCGAGGTGAATGAAATTTGGAAGTTCGCGCTCTGCCGCTACGACTACACGGTCGAATTTGAAGGCCCCGAACTCTCAACCATCGCTCCGCTGAAACAGGCCAACTTTCATGCCCACGAGAACTACGCGTCACTCAAGTTTCTGGGCCCGCAACAAGAGCCGGCCGGCAAGAAGCTCGGCATTGATCCTGCCAAGTTCAAACCGCTGACCACTTCCAAGGTCGTTGGCTCGCCCGATCCGCCCCTCCCTTATCGCGCGGTCAAGGCTTATCCCAAATTGCCGATGACGTTTCCCATTGGTGCGAAACTGATTCCCGGCAGCGATACGATGCTCGTTATCGCCCAAAACCGCTCGTCCGGGCCCTCGGTTATCAATCGCTTTCGCGATAGTGCCGAAACAACCGAACTGATCGAGTATCTGCCTGTGCCCGGTACGGGCACTGCTTACGGGATGGCGTTCCATCCTAAGTTTGCCGAGAACGGCTACATGTACCTGGGCTGGAACGGTTCGATCGACAAGAGCAAGAAGATGTGCCGCGTTACTCGGTTCAAGCTGGATCCGAAACCGCCGCACGCGATCGATCCTGCCTCGGCGCTCGAGATCATTGCTTGGGAAAGTGACGGCCATAACGGTGCCGACGTCACGTTTGGGAACGATGGCTTTCTGTATGTCACCAGTGGCGATGGGACCAGCGATAGCGATACCAACATTGCTGGGCAAACGACCGATACGCTCCTCTCGAAAGTGCTGAGAATCGATGTCGATCATCCCGAGGGTGACAAGCAGTACTCGATTCCTAAAGACAATCCTTTCGTCCAGCGTCAAGAATTTCGGCCAGAGACATATGCCTATGGACTGCGCAATCCGTGGCGCATCACGACCGACCCGGTGACTGGGCACATTTGGGTTGGAAACAATGGCCAGGATCTGTGGGAGCAGGTTTATTTCGTCCGTCCGGGCGATAACTACGGCTGGAGCGTCTATGAAGGGGGCAACATTTTCTATGCCGAGCGGAAACTGGGCCCCGATCCACACGTGAAACCAACGGCCGAGCACCACCACAACGAAGCTCGGTCCTTAACGGGTGGCGTCGTCTATCACGGCTCGAAGTATCCGGAATTGAAAGGTGCCTATATCTATGGCGATCACTCTACGGGCCGCATTTGGGCCATCAAGCACGATGGCCAAAAAGTCGTTTGGCACAAACTGATCGCCGATACGACCTACAACATTTCGGGCTTCGCGCTCGACAGCAAAGGCGAACTTCTGGTGCTCGACCATCGGAGCAACGGCGAAGGGGGCATGTATCATCTCGAGCCCATCCCCGCGGAAACCGTCCAGCAGAACTTCCCCCGCAAGTTGAGCGAAAGTGGCCTGTTTCAAGACGTTGCCAAGCACTCGATGGTCGACGGCGTTGTTCCCTACTCCGTCAATTCCCCCCTCTGGTCCGATGGTTCGCACAAAGAACGCTTCATTGCGATTCCCGCCATCGAAGGGCGCGATATGAAAATCGAATTCAACACGGGGCGCAGTTGGAAGTTCCCCGACGATGCCGTGCTCGTCAAATCGTTCGCGCTCGAAACGACTGCTGGAGACCCAAAGTCGCGCCGCTGGGTCGAGACTCGCTTCATGGTCAAGCAGGAAGGCGAATGGGCCGGATACTCGTACCGTTGGAACGAAGCGCAGACCGATGCCGAGTTGGTGGAGGCAGGCGGTGCGGACCAGACGTTCGAGATTCGAGTGCCGAAGTCCAGTGAGTCGCCCGCGTCGGTTCGTCAGCAGAAGTGGCACTATCCCAGCCGGACGGAATGCATGGTCTGTCATAGCCGGGCTGCGAACTTTGTGCTCGGGCTGAGCGAGTCGCAAATGAACCGCGAGCATGACTACGGCGGCGTGGTCGATCATCAGTTTCGCGTACTGGAGCGGTTGGGGATGCTCAAGATCGCGGCGGCAAACGAGCCCACGGTTCGATTTCGCGAGCAACTCAAGACCGCCGGGCTGGCCGATAAGGACATCAACGATCATTTTCGCAAAGCGGCTGATTCCGACATGCAACGTGCGGGAAAGACTACACAGAGCCTGTTCGTGAAAGATGTCGACGCTTACAAGAAGCTGCCGAATCCGTACGACGAGACGGAGACTCTGGATGCCCGCGCGCGGTCTTACTTGCAGTCGAACTGTTCGCATTGCCACATTGACGCGGGTGGCGGCAACTCCCAAATGCAATTGGAATTTAACACCGATCCCTTCAAGATGAAGCTGATTGGTGAGAAGCCGCTGCATCACAAGTTCGATCTTAAAGATCCGCTGTTGGTGGCTCCCGGCGAACCGGACCGCAGCGTACTGTTGCATCGGCTGGCAAATCGCGGCGAGAAGAGCGGGCAAATGCCGCAGCTAGCGACGTACCTGGTTGATGAGGCTGCCGTGAAGTTGTTCCGGGCGTGGATTGCCGAAGTGAAACAACCCGAACCGCCCAAAGTGGAGCCACCGAAAACGGTACCAGCAAAAGTTGAGGCACCAAAAGCTGAGCCAGCGAAGCCGGAGTCGGTGAAACCAGAACTTCCCAAAGCGGCCCCGGCCAAGTAG
- a CDS encoding PDZ domain-containing protein, whose translation MKKTNYWTAGLLAAALASSTTFAQDAEGVKVKIRATAAPEGTVTIVEETDTEAKPTEGKETTKPRSSPIRDRVLRLYQQATEKVGDEPGEANGFKMLGLNVPTSEYWIGVQIEPLPEQLRKHLSTKHGILVALVFPESPAAKAELKTDDILLQAGDTKLETGADLIKAVDAAKEGELLFTLLREGKETTATIKPIKRAAVKLSTTKTAPAGHAERLERLRGAQQQFERALEALRAETANEGPEAIDLMMVRPGAFMFGASATKLPDDVTIQMTREGNQPAKIHVKQGDKSWDITADKLDELPKELRPHVQSLLGGMSGSVQFAPAVGATQMFSARVPHGMNLTVPAAPGAVPGAPAVPFNVQIAPGAPPAIGFSTKAGAANMPHFSGAWTIAPPLSALDAKVDQVLKKLDALASPDLESMKAELKSLRKEVDELRKSKNESNSPTKE comes from the coding sequence ATGAAAAAGACCAACTATTGGACGGCCGGTTTGCTGGCCGCCGCGCTCGCATCTTCCACCACCTTCGCGCAAGATGCCGAAGGGGTGAAAGTAAAGATTCGCGCTACCGCCGCGCCGGAAGGGACTGTCACGATCGTTGAAGAAACAGACACCGAAGCCAAACCGACAGAAGGGAAAGAGACGACCAAGCCGCGCAGTTCGCCCATCCGCGACCGCGTCCTTAGGCTGTATCAACAGGCTACCGAGAAGGTCGGTGATGAGCCTGGCGAAGCGAATGGCTTCAAGATGCTCGGCCTCAACGTACCCACGAGTGAATACTGGATTGGCGTGCAGATAGAACCGCTGCCGGAGCAATTGCGCAAGCATCTGTCTACCAAGCATGGCATTCTTGTGGCGCTCGTTTTCCCCGAGAGCCCGGCAGCCAAGGCAGAGTTGAAGACCGACGATATTCTGTTGCAAGCGGGCGATACCAAACTCGAAACCGGAGCAGACTTGATCAAGGCAGTCGACGCCGCCAAAGAGGGTGAGTTGCTATTCACACTGCTCCGCGAAGGGAAAGAGACGACGGCAACGATCAAGCCGATCAAACGCGCGGCTGTCAAACTATCGACAACCAAGACCGCCCCTGCCGGTCATGCCGAACGTTTGGAACGCTTGCGTGGCGCTCAGCAACAGTTCGAACGCGCGCTCGAAGCGCTGCGGGCTGAGACTGCCAATGAAGGGCCGGAAGCGATTGACCTGATGATGGTTCGTCCGGGGGCGTTCATGTTTGGCGCTTCAGCTACGAAGTTGCCCGATGACGTGACCATTCAAATGACGCGGGAAGGAAACCAGCCGGCGAAGATTCACGTCAAGCAAGGGGACAAGTCGTGGGATATTACCGCCGATAAACTCGATGAGTTGCCCAAGGAGCTTCGCCCGCACGTGCAGTCGCTCTTGGGCGGTATGTCGGGCTCGGTGCAATTTGCCCCCGCTGTCGGTGCCACGCAAATGTTCAGTGCGCGCGTCCCTCACGGCATGAATCTTACCGTGCCGGCGGCACCCGGTGCTGTTCCCGGTGCGCCCGCTGTTCCTTTCAATGTGCAAATTGCTCCCGGAGCACCGCCCGCCATCGGTTTCAGTACCAAGGCTGGTGCGGCCAACATGCCGCATTTCTCTGGTGCTTGGACCATCGCCCCACCCCTCAGCGCGCTGGACGCAAAAGTCGATCAGGTGCTGAAGAAACTCGACGCGCTGGCCAGTCCCGACCTGGAGTCGATGAAAGCGGAACTGAAGTCTCTGCGTAAAGAAGTGGATGAATTGCGCAAGTCGAAGAACGAATCGAATTCGCCCACGAAGGAGTAA
- a CDS encoding RNA polymerase sigma factor: METTLAPIDWQAALAVHDRWLRTVVLARVQEPQAVDDVMQEVALAAVRQAAPLADVAKLAPWLYQLAVRQSLLYRRKCGRGRRLLAGVFERTREAQVTERSHPLAWLLAGERQALVRRALQVLPARDAQILLLKYTEDWNYHQIAGHLGCSHSAVETRLHRARQRLRTALLQLNSEIMT; encoded by the coding sequence TTGGAAACCACGCTCGCTCCCATCGATTGGCAAGCGGCGCTCGCGGTGCATGACCGTTGGCTGCGCACCGTAGTTCTTGCGCGCGTCCAAGAGCCGCAGGCGGTCGACGATGTGATGCAAGAAGTCGCCCTGGCTGCGGTTCGGCAGGCTGCCCCGCTGGCGGATGTGGCGAAGTTGGCTCCCTGGCTCTATCAGTTGGCGGTGCGTCAGTCGCTGTTGTATCGCCGCAAGTGTGGTCGCGGTCGCCGCCTGCTTGCTGGAGTATTTGAGCGAACCCGTGAAGCTCAGGTTACTGAACGCTCGCACCCTCTCGCCTGGTTATTGGCGGGCGAACGGCAGGCACTGGTTCGCCGCGCGCTGCAAGTGCTGCCCGCCCGCGATGCCCAGATTCTGCTCCTCAAGTACACGGAAGATTGGAACTACCATCAAATCGCTGGCCACTTAGGCTGCAGTCATTCAGCGGTAGAAACGCGGCTTCATCGGGCCCGCCAGCGACTGCGCACCGCGCTGTTGCAATTGAATTCGGAGATCATGACATGA
- the glgX gene encoding glycogen debranching protein GlgX, whose product MRVWPGQPYPLGATWDGRGVNFAIFSENATKVELCLFPSVKGKGESHRITLPEQTDMVWHGYLPEVLPRQLYGYRVHGPYEPHNGHRFNPNKVLLDPYARAIGRTTKWHDSLFGYEIGHADGDLSFDARDNAKYAPLGVVVDPAFTWGADAPPRTPWHRTVIYEAHVTGLTKLHPQVPEKLRGTYAGLASEPMIRHMKELGVTAVELMPVHHHLEDRHLLEKGLSNYWGYNTLGFFATEASYSASRGSSAVREFKSMVRALHAANIEVILDVVYNHTAEGNQMGPTMSLRGIDNASYYRTVGDNQRYYMDYTGCGNTLNMRHPRVLQLIMDSLRYWVLEMHVDGFRFDLASTLARELHEVDKLGAFFDIIHQDPIISQVKLIAEPWDLGEGGYQVGNFPAQWTEWNGKYRDCVRRFWRGDGGAMSEFATRLAGSADLYGHSGRKPYASINFVTCHDGFSLQDLVSYNEKHNMANGEDNRDGANDNESWNCGAEGPTDNPEILALREQQKRNLIATLLLSQGVPMILAGDELSHSQNGNNNTYCQDNELTWLNWDLNDEQKQFLDLVRRAVRLHAEQPVLRRRTFFRGRPLRGSEIKDITFFDTVGNEMSDQDWNAGFVRTLALRLAGDAIPETDEQGNPIFGDTLLLLFNAHSEAVGFQLPPRASNSTPWEIVLYTSTNPPEAVANPEAEAKLTIPARSLAVLRTARIEVEPVGIPAATVPIPIPLAETTPPITPVIPEPPPTPPPSA is encoded by the coding sequence ATGCGAGTCTGGCCGGGACAACCTTATCCGCTGGGAGCTACTTGGGACGGTCGCGGGGTGAACTTCGCCATCTTTTCGGAGAATGCCACCAAGGTCGAGCTGTGCTTGTTTCCTTCCGTTAAAGGGAAGGGAGAATCGCATCGCATCACTCTCCCCGAACAGACCGACATGGTCTGGCACGGCTACTTGCCGGAAGTGCTGCCGCGGCAGTTATACGGCTATCGAGTGCATGGGCCATACGAACCACACAACGGCCATCGCTTCAATCCCAACAAGGTGCTGCTCGATCCCTACGCACGGGCCATTGGTCGCACCACCAAGTGGCACGACTCGCTGTTTGGTTACGAGATTGGTCATGCCGACGGCGATTTGTCCTTCGATGCGCGCGATAACGCCAAGTACGCGCCGCTAGGGGTCGTCGTCGATCCTGCATTCACCTGGGGGGCCGATGCGCCGCCCCGCACCCCCTGGCATCGCACTGTCATTTACGAAGCGCACGTGACGGGCCTAACCAAGCTTCATCCGCAAGTGCCGGAGAAACTACGCGGCACATACGCCGGGCTCGCGAGTGAGCCGATGATCCGTCACATGAAGGAACTCGGAGTGACGGCGGTCGAACTGATGCCCGTGCATCATCACCTGGAAGATCGCCACTTGCTCGAAAAAGGTCTGTCGAATTACTGGGGCTATAACACGCTCGGTTTTTTCGCGACGGAGGCTTCGTACTCCGCCAGCCGTGGCAGTTCGGCCGTGCGCGAATTCAAGTCGATGGTCCGCGCGCTACATGCCGCTAACATCGAGGTGATTCTCGACGTCGTTTACAACCATACGGCCGAAGGGAACCAGATGGGCCCGACGATGTCGCTGCGAGGCATCGACAATGCTTCTTATTACCGCACGGTCGGCGATAACCAGCGTTATTACATGGACTACACCGGCTGCGGCAATACGCTGAACATGCGTCATCCGCGCGTGCTGCAGTTGATTATGGACAGCTTGCGGTATTGGGTGCTGGAGATGCACGTCGACGGCTTCCGCTTCGATCTGGCCAGTACGCTGGCGCGCGAACTGCACGAAGTCGATAAGCTCGGCGCGTTCTTCGACATCATTCACCAGGACCCGATCATTTCGCAGGTCAAGCTGATCGCCGAACCCTGGGACTTGGGCGAAGGTGGTTACCAGGTCGGTAACTTCCCTGCACAGTGGACCGAGTGGAACGGCAAGTATCGCGATTGCGTCCGCCGCTTCTGGCGCGGCGACGGTGGCGCGATGAGCGAATTCGCCACGCGGTTGGCCGGCAGTGCCGACTTGTATGGCCACAGCGGACGCAAGCCATACGCGAGCATTAATTTTGTCACGTGCCACGATGGTTTCTCGCTGCAAGACCTGGTGAGTTACAACGAGAAGCACAACATGGCCAATGGCGAAGATAATCGAGACGGGGCCAACGACAACGAGAGTTGGAACTGCGGCGCCGAAGGCCCCACCGACAATCCCGAGATCCTCGCGCTCCGCGAGCAGCAGAAGCGAAACCTGATCGCCACGCTGTTGCTCTCGCAGGGTGTGCCGATGATTCTGGCCGGCGACGAATTGAGCCATTCGCAAAACGGCAACAACAACACCTATTGCCAGGACAACGAACTGACCTGGCTCAACTGGGATCTGAACGACGAGCAAAAGCAGTTTCTCGATCTGGTTCGGCGGGCGGTCCGCCTGCACGCCGAACAACCGGTGTTGCGTCGGCGAACGTTTTTTCGTGGTCGTCCGCTGCGCGGCTCCGAGATCAAAGACATCACGTTCTTCGATACGGTCGGCAACGAAATGTCGGACCAAGACTGGAATGCCGGCTTCGTCCGCACCTTGGCGCTGCGCTTGGCCGGCGATGCAATTCCTGAAACCGACGAACAGGGGAACCCAATTTTTGGCGACACACTGTTGCTGCTGTTCAATGCTCACTCCGAGGCGGTCGGCTTTCAACTGCCGCCACGAGCCAGCAACAGCACGCCGTGGGAGATCGTGCTCTATACGTCGACCAATCCGCCCGAAGCAGTCGCCAATCCAGAAGCCGAGGCCAAGCTCACCATTCCAGCACGCAGCCTCGCGGTGCTGCGTACCGCCCGCATCGAAGTCGAACCAGTGGGAATTCCAGCGGCAACCGTTCCGATTCCGATTCCACTCGCCGAAACAACGCCGCCGATCACACCCGTGATCCCCGAGCCACCTCCTACGCCGCCGCCATCGGCGTGA
- a CDS encoding anti-sigma factor has translation MSESTSLPLNSITFDRLVDGELSREEYRQLLQALDQHPAAWRQCAEAFLEAQAWRSDFESIRTPPAASVSQPVVAPEKKSLLQKDWLRMLLVAAASFLLAFVAAQAYWQSTAGTTSAPIPPQLAETGPAENSPQSVPTKTNYRPVSSVNLAVNRAGQENPELLQVPVFEPAAANDLLSNSRPALPDDLLEALTAEGHQVDRQRKLVPIELDDGRQMMLPVEGYRIVPVSRPSY, from the coding sequence ATGAGTGAATCGACTTCGCTGCCGTTGAACTCGATCACCTTCGACCGCCTCGTCGATGGGGAACTTTCGCGCGAAGAGTATCGGCAACTGCTGCAAGCGCTCGATCAACATCCCGCAGCCTGGCGACAATGTGCAGAAGCATTCTTGGAGGCGCAAGCCTGGCGAAGCGATTTCGAATCGATTCGCACTCCGCCGGCAGCAAGTGTAAGCCAGCCTGTCGTTGCTCCCGAGAAGAAATCACTGCTGCAGAAGGATTGGCTGCGGATGCTCTTGGTGGCAGCAGCGAGTTTTCTGCTGGCATTTGTCGCCGCGCAGGCTTATTGGCAGTCGACGGCGGGCACTACGAGTGCGCCCATCCCGCCACAACTAGCGGAAACGGGCCCCGCGGAAAACTCACCGCAAAGTGTTCCGACAAAGACCAATTATCGCCCGGTCAGCAGTGTGAATCTGGCGGTCAATCGAGCAGGGCAGGAGAACCCCGAGTTGTTGCAGGTGCCGGTGTTTGAGCCCGCGGCAGCCAACGACCTGCTGAGTAATTCGCGTCCAGCGTTGCCCGACGATCTGCTCGAAGCACTGACGGCGGAAGGACACCAGGTCGATCGCCAGCGCAAGCTGGTGCCGATTGAACTCGACGATGGTCGCCAGATGATGCTGCCAGTCGAAGGCTACCGCATTGTTCCGGTCAGCCGGCCGAGTTACTAG
- a CDS encoding RNA polymerase sigma factor, translating into MTHDDGHLIQATLRGDSQAYGKLVQKYQDRLLTALVHVCSSRHEAEDALQDAFVQAYLKLSSFAGGSAFYTWLYRIAFNTAISRRRRRRDESSVEQNRELTGEEPEDDGEGVDENLLRQERAVQVQRALGKLSDEHRAILVLREVDGCDYDHIADILELPVGTVRSRLHRARLHLKEELSAILQAEGSEDGYG; encoded by the coding sequence GTGACGCACGACGACGGACACTTAATCCAGGCAACCTTGCGAGGCGACTCGCAAGCCTATGGCAAACTGGTGCAAAAGTACCAGGACCGGTTGCTCACGGCTTTGGTGCACGTTTGTTCGTCGCGACACGAAGCGGAAGATGCCTTGCAGGACGCGTTCGTGCAGGCCTATCTCAAGCTTTCGTCATTCGCCGGAGGAAGTGCGTTTTACACTTGGCTGTACCGCATTGCTTTCAACACGGCCATCAGTCGGCGGCGAAGACGAAGGGATGAGAGTTCGGTCGAACAGAATCGCGAACTGACGGGCGAGGAGCCAGAAGACGACGGCGAAGGGGTGGATGAAAACCTGCTTCGCCAGGAACGAGCGGTGCAAGTGCAACGAGCCTTGGGCAAGTTGAGCGACGAACACCGGGCGATCCTCGTGCTGCGAGAAGTAGATGGCTGCGATTACGACCACATTGCCGACATTTTGGAATTGCCGGTGGGAACGGTTCGCAGTCGGTTGCATCGAGCACGGTTGCACTTGAAAGAAGAGTTATCCGCGATCCTGCAAGCCGAGGGTAGCGAAGACGGATACGGATGA